The Nitrospira sp. genome segment CTGGAAGCCGGGACTGTGGTAGTGGAATTTTTAATCGGTGGATTGACCGGACAACCGGAGATTCGCTTCATGAGAAGGAGTTTCTCAGATGCGGACGTCATGGTTGTTCGGGGGAATCGTGGTATCCACGACCATCACCCTCGGATTGGGGATGCAGGCTAACGCGCAAGAGGCGGGATCGCCCGAGAAGTCCATTGAACAGCGAGTTGAGGAAATGGATCAAGAGATCCGCATTCTGAAGCGGAAGCGTGAACTGGAGCAGGAAGCCGCAGAAAGTGCAAAGAAAACGACACCGATCGTGAAGGCTAGCAGTTCAGGATTCTCATTGGAATCGGCCGATGGGAACAACGTTATTAGATTCCGCGGCCTCATCCAAGTCGATCAACGGCTTATGTTGGAAGGTGCGAGCGATATCCGGAACCGCACCGATCAACGTGCCGGCAACCTCGATGCCAATGGATTTCATGACGCCACTGATTCATGGTACCTACGCCGTGCTCGTCCGATCATCGAAGGTACCTTATTTGGAATATACGATTTCCGCTTCATTCCCGATTTTGGCATGGGCACCGTGAGGATTTTCGATGCCTACATCGATGCCCGCTTCCATCCGGCCTTTAAGATACGCGTAGGCAAATATAAACCCTTTGTCGGATTGGAACGCTTACAAAGCGCCGCTGACATCAAGTTCATTGAAAGGAGTTATGTCACCAATGACCTTCTGCCGAATCGTGATTTGGGCATCACGGTGCATGGCGATCTTTTCAAGGCTCGGTTGAATTATGCGTTTGGCGTGATGAACGGGGTCAACGATGCGGGCAATATCGACACGGGCTTTGAGTTCGATGGACGCCCAGAGTTGCAGGGGCGGCTCTTTGCCGAGCCGTTTGTGAATGACGATTCAGTGTTGAGCGGTCTCGGTATCGGGGCAGCTGCCACATACACCGACTCGAGCGGTGAGAGAAATCTCAACTTTACCGATACGTCTCCGGCAGATGCCACCAGAAATGGCCTGCCCAGCTATCTCTCAGCTAGCCAGAATACGTTCTTTCGCTACAATAGCACGGCGGTAGCGGATGGAAACCGTATACGTGTGTCGCCTCAAGCCTACTATTACATCGGATCTTTGGGAATCATCAGTGAATATGCACAGGTCATCCAAGACGTCAGTCTATCGACCGGTGGTTCTCCTCCGGCGGGTGGAGCCGGTTCCAACACGGTTATCACACCCAATACCGGAAAAACGCTGCACCATCAGGCGTGGCAGGTCGCGGTCTCTTATCTCTTAACCGGTGAACGGGCTTCATTTAGGAGTGTCAAACCCAGACAAAATTTTGATTTCGGGAAAGGATGGGGCGCTTGGGAGGTTGTAGGGCGGTATCACGAAATCGTCCTTGATCCAGACACATTCAAGAATCCGACAGGCACAAGCTACACCGGTGCTTACGCGAATCTTTCGGAAAGCGCACAACGCGCGCGCTCCTGGGAGGTCGGTGTGAATTGGTATCTGAATCAAAATGCGAGAGTCGCACTGAACTATACGCAAACAAGATTTACCGGTGGTGCAGGAGACGGCATTCTCCCGATCAATGCAGCCGGAACCAATGTGCAAGATCGTCCGGAAGAACAAACGTTGTTTACCCGGTTACAGCTTGCATTTTGATGGCCGGAATAGTCGCTGAATCAGAAACGATGGAAAGGAACAGGATATGAAGATTCTCCAGAAGGTGTTCATTGCGCTGAGCGCTGCCTTCCTCCTCATAGGCGCACTTGGTGCGCATGCTGAAGATGTCACGCTCTTAAACGTCTCGTATGATCCAACGCGGGAATTGTACCAGGAGTTCAACGCGGCATTTACGAAGTATTGGCAGAAGGAAAAAGGTCAAACGGTCGTGGTGAAGCAATCGCATGCGGGGTCCAGCAAGCAGGCGCGGGCCGTGATCGATGGCCTCGATGCGGATGTCGTCACGCTGGCCTTGGCCTATGATATCGACGCCATCTCCGAGAAAGCCAAGTTGATTCCTCGCAACTGGCAGAGTCGCCTTCCCCACAACAGCGCTCCCTATACCTCGACGATCGTATTTCTGGTCCGTAAGGGGAATCCGAAAGGCATTAAGGATTGGGACGATCTCGTGAAACCAGGAGTGGCGATTATTCCCGCGAATCCGAAGACCTCGGGAGCGGCCCGCTGGGCCTACTTGTCGGCCTGGGGCTATGCACTGAAGAAATATGGTAACGATGAATCGAAAGCCAAGGATTTTATCGCGAAGTTTTACGCCAATGTGCCGGTGTTCGATTCCGGTGCGCGGGGCGCCACCACCACATTCGTCGAGCGGCGGATCGGGGACGTGTTGGTGGGATGGGAAAACGAGGCGTATCTCGCGCTCAAGGAACTTGGGGGGGGGAAATTCGAGATTGTGACCCCATCGATCAGCATTCTTGCTGAACCGACCGTGGGGCTCGTCGACAAGGTGGCGAAGAAAAGAGGTACCGAAGCCGTAGCACAGGCCTACTTACAGTATCTCTATTCAGATGAAGGCCAAGAGATCGCCGCCAAGCATTTCTACCGTCCTCGTTCCGAGACGGTAGCGGCCAAGTACGCCGGCCAATTTGCTAAGGTGAACTTGTTTACGATCGACGAAGTCTTCGGAGGATGGCAAAAGGCCCAACAGACGCATTTTGCGGACGGCGGCGTGTTCGATGAAATCTACAAGCCGAATTAGGTCGTCTACCGAATGCAAGGTTCGTAAGAGCGCTATGGGAGGCGTTCGATCGATGAGTAATCGAATTGAAAGCATACCGCACATTGGCATCGTTGCTGGGACGGCGGATGGTGCAGCCCTTTGTTACCGGACCTTGTGTCTATTGGCGCGGGCCGCGTTGCGTTATCGGGTGCAGGAAGAGCGGCATTCGGATGGGAAGAACCTCGTCAATCATCGAGTCGTGATAAGCGCCCGGGAAAGAATGGTATGTGCCGACCGAAGCTGATTGTTCGATGGAGACGCGCGTGACGACCAGGGCGATTTGATACGTACGGAAGTCGTCCATCACAACACAAGGACACGAATTTCATGAATCTCAACCTGAAACAACCCAGCGTCCTTCCTGGATTCGGCTTGACTCTGGGATTTGCTCTCTTTTATCTCAGCCTGATCG includes the following:
- a CDS encoding porin, with product MRTSWLFGGIVVSTTITLGLGMQANAQEAGSPEKSIEQRVEEMDQEIRILKRKRELEQEAAESAKKTTPIVKASSSGFSLESADGNNVIRFRGLIQVDQRLMLEGASDIRNRTDQRAGNLDANGFHDATDSWYLRRARPIIEGTLFGIYDFRFIPDFGMGTVRIFDAYIDARFHPAFKIRVGKYKPFVGLERLQSAADIKFIERSYVTNDLLPNRDLGITVHGDLFKARLNYAFGVMNGVNDAGNIDTGFEFDGRPELQGRLFAEPFVNDDSVLSGLGIGAAATYTDSSGERNLNFTDTSPADATRNGLPSYLSASQNTFFRYNSTAVADGNRIRVSPQAYYYIGSLGIISEYAQVIQDVSLSTGGSPPAGGAGSNTVITPNTGKTLHHQAWQVAVSYLLTGERASFRSVKPRQNFDFGKGWGAWEVVGRYHEIVLDPDTFKNPTGTSYTGAYANLSESAQRARSWEVGVNWYLNQNARVALNYTQTRFTGGAGDGILPINAAGTNVQDRPEEQTLFTRLQLAF
- a CDS encoding sulfate ABC transporter substrate-binding protein; translated protein: MKILQKVFIALSAAFLLIGALGAHAEDVTLLNVSYDPTRELYQEFNAAFTKYWQKEKGQTVVVKQSHAGSSKQARAVIDGLDADVVTLALAYDIDAISEKAKLIPRNWQSRLPHNSAPYTSTIVFLVRKGNPKGIKDWDDLVKPGVAIIPANPKTSGAARWAYLSAWGYALKKYGNDESKAKDFIAKFYANVPVFDSGARGATTTFVERRIGDVLVGWENEAYLALKELGGGKFEIVTPSISILAEPTVGLVDKVAKKRGTEAVAQAYLQYLYSDEGQEIAAKHFYRPRSETVAAKYAGQFAKVNLFTIDEVFGGWQKAQQTHFADGGVFDEIYKPN